One segment of Dolichospermum sp. DET69 DNA contains the following:
- a CDS encoding Rpn family recombination-promoting nuclease/putative transposase, translating into MHTDTIFYQIFLTFHSLLFELLGQPIENAEGYQFTSVEVKEKAFRFDGIFMADSAEKPIYFVEVQFQNKPEFYWELITEINIYLNQYKPQQDWQAVALFAKRSLDVEVLTNYQQELVNSGRIQRIYLDEIPAGSIGMGLIELIVSKENQAPQLVQNLMARTKTEISNDREKKGIIELLETVLVSKFSQLSRQEVEAMFLLSDIKQTRVYQEAKEEGRQAEATNLLLRQLSKRFGKLSSGGKYELPVRYIESINRLTIAQLEDLGEALLDFGDINDLEQWLKSHIKS; encoded by the coding sequence ATGCACACAGATACCATATTTTATCAAATCTTTCTCACCTTCCACAGTTTATTATTTGAACTCCTGGGACAACCCATAGAAAATGCTGAAGGTTATCAGTTCACTTCTGTGGAAGTTAAAGAAAAAGCCTTTCGATTTGATGGCATTTTTATGGCCGATAGTGCCGAAAAACCCATCTATTTTGTAGAAGTCCAATTTCAAAACAAACCAGAATTTTATTGGGAATTAATCACAGAAATTAACATCTATCTCAATCAATACAAACCGCAACAAGATTGGCAAGCAGTGGCTTTATTTGCTAAACGTAGTTTGGATGTGGAAGTATTAACTAATTATCAACAAGAATTAGTTAATAGTGGTCGAATTCAAAGAATTTATTTAGATGAAATTCCAGCAGGTTCAATCGGTATGGGGTTAATTGAATTAATTGTGAGTAAAGAAAATCAAGCACCACAATTAGTACAAAATCTTATGGCAAGAACCAAGACAGAGATTAGCAATGATAGAGAAAAAAAAGGTATTATAGAGTTATTGGAAACTGTTTTGGTGTCGAAGTTTTCACAATTAAGCCGTCAGGAGGTTGAAGCGATGTTTTTACTTAGTGATATCAAGCAAACAAGAGTTTATCAAGAAGCAAAAGAAGAAGGTAGACAAGCAGAAGCAACAAACTTACTGCTGCGTCAATTATCTAAGAGATTTGGAAAATTAAGCAGTGGTGGCAAATATGAATTGCCAGTCCGCTACATTGAAAGCATCAACAGATTGACAATAGCACAGTTAGAAGACCTGGGAGAAGCATTATTAGACTTTGGAGATATTAACGACTTAGAACAATGGTTAAAATCTCACATAAAATCATAA
- a CDS encoding radical SAM protein, with protein sequence MTSSVFDSEHLLFTPATPNHDAIPVIFAFPNEYTVGITSLGYQVVWATLAMREDLQVSRLFTDIREQLPRHPELLGFSMSWELDYVNIFNLLESLEIPIRANSRSQNHPLIFGGGPVLTANPEPYAEFFDVVLLGDGENLLGDFIDTYKKVRNADRETQLKTLAQVPGIYIPSLYVIEYITPDGEIKSINPISSEIPTIIQKQTYRGNTLSASTVVTEKAAWENIYMVEVVRSCPEMCRFCLASYLTLPFRTASLEDSLIPGIERGLKVTNRLGLLGASVTQHPEFTELLDYISQPKYDDVRLSVASVRTNTVTVKLAQTLAKRDTRSLTIAVESGSEKVRKIVNKKLDNDEIIQAAINAKAGGLSSLKLYGMVGIPGEEAEDVDATVKMMQSVKKAAPGLRLTLGCSTFVPKSHTPFQWFGVNKQAEKRLQLLQKYIKPQGIEFRPESYNWSIIQALLSRGDRRLSPLLELTRDFGDSLGSYKRAFKQLKGQIPDLDFYVYSNWSTEKILPWNHLQGPLPQSTLIKHLAETGLNHK encoded by the coding sequence GTGACCTCATCTGTATTTGACTCGGAACACCTTCTATTTACCCCCGCAACCCCTAATCACGACGCTATTCCTGTAATTTTCGCCTTTCCCAATGAGTACACGGTGGGGATAACGAGTCTGGGTTATCAGGTGGTATGGGCAACTTTGGCTATGCGTGAGGATTTGCAGGTAAGTCGTTTATTTACTGATATTCGGGAACAACTCCCTAGACATCCAGAATTATTAGGTTTTTCGATGTCTTGGGAATTAGATTATGTGAATATTTTTAATCTTTTGGAATCTTTAGAAATTCCCATTCGTGCTAATTCTCGTAGTCAAAATCATCCTTTAATTTTTGGTGGTGGACCTGTTCTTACGGCTAACCCTGAACCTTATGCAGAATTTTTTGATGTGGTTCTGTTGGGAGATGGTGAAAATCTGCTTGGTGATTTTATAGATACTTATAAAAAAGTTAGAAATGCTGATAGAGAAACTCAATTAAAAACATTAGCCCAAGTTCCCGGAATTTATATTCCTAGTTTATATGTAATAGAATATATCACACCAGATGGAGAAATAAAATCAATTAATCCCATTTCGTCAGAAATTCCCACAATTATCCAAAAGCAAACTTACCGAGGTAATACTCTTTCTGCTTCTACTGTCGTTACCGAAAAAGCCGCTTGGGAAAATATTTATATGGTGGAAGTGGTGCGAAGTTGTCCCGAAATGTGCCGCTTTTGTTTAGCCAGTTATTTAACTTTACCTTTTAGAACTGCCAGTTTAGAAGATTCTTTAATTCCTGGAATTGAACGGGGATTAAAAGTTACAAATCGCTTGGGTTTATTGGGTGCTTCTGTCACCCAACATCCAGAATTTACAGAATTATTAGATTATATTAGTCAGCCAAAATATGATGATGTGCGTTTGAGTGTGGCTTCTGTGAGAACCAATACAGTTACAGTTAAATTAGCCCAAACTTTGGCGAAACGAGATACAAGATCATTGACAATTGCGGTCGAAAGTGGTTCAGAAAAAGTCCGGAAAATTGTCAATAAAAAATTGGATAATGATGAAATTATTCAAGCAGCTATCAATGCAAAAGCTGGTGGTTTATCTAGTTTAAAACTCTATGGAATGGTGGGAATTCCTGGAGAAGAAGCCGAAGATGTGGACGCAACTGTAAAAATGATGCAAAGTGTCAAAAAAGCTGCTCCTGGTTTGCGGTTAACGTTGGGTTGCAGTACCTTTGTCCCTAAGTCGCATACACCTTTTCAATGGTTTGGGGTTAATAAACAAGCAGAAAAGAGGTTACAATTATTACAAAAATATATTAAGCCTCAAGGGATAGAGTTTCGACCAGAAAGCTATAATTGGTCAATTATACAGGCTTTGTTGTCCAGAGGCGATCGCCGACTTTCCCCATTATTAGAATTAACCCGTGATTTTGGTGACTCTTTGGGAAGTTATAAACGGGCTTTTAAACAACTGAAAGGACAAATTCCCGACTTAGATTTTTATGTTTATAGCAATTGGTCAACTGAGAAAATTTTACCTTGGAATCACTTGCAAGGACCATTACCACAGTCTACACTAATTAAGCATTTAGCAGAAACGGGATTAAATCATAAATAA
- a CDS encoding DUF4332 domain-containing protein has protein sequence MTINRATNRNLLQKSDWPVKDLPGLSAEDQAQLKNCGINTTEELIKRGKTPEERIVLAGKLQVNIHSVNKWVVLAGLARVPSVGTQYCGILLHSGVISIAQLAQTPTHRLHRQVMRLQVATLHNRDLCPAVELVQQWSHQAQAMGN, from the coding sequence ATGACCATTAACCGTGCAACTAATAGAAATTTACTTCAAAAATCCGATTGGCCTGTTAAAGACTTACCAGGATTAAGCGCAGAAGATCAAGCACAACTAAAAAATTGTGGCATCAACACCACAGAAGAACTAATTAAAAGAGGAAAAACTCCAGAAGAGAGAATAGTATTAGCAGGTAAATTACAGGTAAATATCCATTCTGTGAATAAATGGGTAGTTTTAGCAGGTTTAGCCCGTGTTCCCAGTGTAGGAACTCAATATTGCGGTATATTGCTTCACTCTGGTGTTATTTCCATTGCTCAATTAGCGCAAACTCCTACTCACAGATTACATAGACAAGTTATGCGTTTGCAAGTAGCAACATTGCATAACCGCGATTTGTGTCCAGCAGTTGAATTAGTGCAACAGTGGAGTCATCAAGCGCAAGCAATGGGGAATTAG
- a CDS encoding SemiSWEET family sugar transporter translates to MNFITILGLVAGALTTIAFLPQMFQIWRTKSAKDVSYVMLIVFMSGLFLWLIYGIILGALPVILANGVTLFFNLIILWLKIKYR, encoded by the coding sequence ATGAATTTTATCACCATTTTAGGATTAGTTGCCGGGGCATTGACCACTATTGCTTTTTTACCGCAAATGTTCCAAATATGGCGGACAAAATCAGCAAAAGATGTGTCCTATGTGATGCTGATTGTCTTCATGAGTGGCTTATTTCTGTGGTTAATCTATGGGATTATTCTCGGGGCTTTACCAGTGATTCTCGCTAATGGGGTGACATTATTTTTTAACTTGATTATTCTATGGCTTAAAATTAAATATAGATAA
- a CDS encoding insulinase family protein: protein MDNLKKSPCRRLLATALALILFNWGWMPEMAIALQKSENSIQPYLEQVINRLTEFRLDNGLKFIVLERHQAPVVSFLTYADVGGIDEPDGQTGVAHFLEHLAFKGTKRIGTTDYKAEAPLLQKLEQLDNQIKTAKTSGKKAEIARLETEFKAMEGQALKLVKQNEMGQIVEQAGGVGLNANTSSEATRYFYSFPANKLELWMSLESDRFLDPVFREFYKEKEVILEERRLRVENSPIGQMVEKFIDAAFKVHPYRRPVIGYDQDIRNLTPENVKKFFDAYYAPSNLTIAIVGDVNPAEVKKLAQTYFGRYQAKPKPQQKLPVEPQQTATREVTLELATQPWYLEGYHRPAVTHPDNAVYEIIGSLLSDGRTSRLYKSLVEKQSLALNAQGSSGFPGDKYPNLIFFYALTSPGKTVDQVAIALRQEIDNLKTEPVSAVELARLKTQARAGLLRSLDSNSGMAAQLLEYEVKTGSWRNLFQQLDKIAAVTPEDIQRVAKATFTPENRIVGKLLSK, encoded by the coding sequence ATGGATAACCTGAAAAAATCCCCATGCCGTCGGCTATTAGCAACTGCTTTGGCGTTGATCTTATTTAATTGGGGATGGATGCCAGAAATGGCCATAGCCCTGCAAAAATCCGAAAATTCAATTCAACCCTACCTAGAACAAGTAATTAATCGGCTCACAGAATTTCGCCTCGATAATGGACTAAAATTCATTGTTTTAGAAAGACATCAAGCCCCAGTAGTTTCCTTTCTCACTTATGCTGATGTCGGTGGTATTGATGAACCAGATGGACAAACAGGTGTAGCCCACTTTTTAGAGCATCTGGCATTTAAAGGCACAAAGCGGATTGGCACTACAGACTATAAAGCTGAAGCACCACTTTTACAAAAATTAGAACAGTTAGATAACCAAATTAAAACTGCAAAAACCAGCGGCAAAAAAGCCGAAATAGCGCGGTTAGAAACTGAATTTAAAGCCATGGAAGGCCAGGCACTCAAATTAGTTAAACAAAACGAAATGGGGCAAATTGTCGAACAAGCTGGAGGTGTGGGTTTAAATGCCAATACTTCCTCCGAAGCTACCCGCTATTTTTATAGTTTTCCTGCCAATAAATTAGAACTGTGGATGTCCTTGGAATCTGATCGTTTTTTAGATCCTGTATTTCGGGAATTCTATAAAGAAAAAGAGGTAATTTTAGAAGAAAGACGGTTGCGAGTAGAAAATTCACCTATCGGCCAAATGGTGGAAAAATTTATAGATGCTGCTTTCAAAGTTCATCCTTATCGCCGACCAGTAATTGGTTATGATCAAGATATTCGCAACTTAACACCAGAGAATGTTAAGAAGTTTTTTGATGCTTATTATGCTCCCAGTAATTTAACTATTGCCATTGTGGGAGATGTCAATCCTGCTGAAGTGAAAAAACTGGCACAAACTTATTTTGGACGTTATCAAGCTAAACCCAAACCACAGCAAAAACTACCAGTAGAACCCCAACAAACCGCTACCAGGGAAGTTACTTTAGAATTAGCTACCCAACCTTGGTATTTAGAAGGTTATCATCGTCCGGCTGTGACTCATCCCGACAATGCAGTTTACGAAATAATTGGTAGTTTATTGAGTGACGGGAGAACATCAAGACTGTATAAGTCTTTGGTAGAAAAACAAAGTTTAGCCCTAAATGCCCAAGGTTCTAGTGGATTTCCAGGAGATAAATATCCCAATCTGATCTTCTTTTATGCTCTCACATCTCCAGGAAAAACAGTGGATCAAGTGGCGATCGCATTACGACAAGAAATTGATAACTTGAAAACTGAACCTGTATCTGCGGTGGAATTAGCCAGACTAAAAACCCAAGCTAGAGCGGGTTTATTACGGAGCCTTGATTCTAACTCAGGTATGGCAGCACAATTGTTGGAATATGAAGTAAAAACCGGTTCTTGGCGCAATTTATTCCAGCAATTAGACAAAATTGCCGCTGTCACTCCTGAAGATATTCAAAGAGTAGCCAAAGCAACTTTTACCCCAGAAAATCGCATAGTTGGCAAGTTGTTGTCAAAATAA
- a CDS encoding phosphoribulokinase gives MSRPIILGIVGDSAAGKTTLTRGIAQVLGPENVTIICTDDYHRYDRTQRAELGITALHPDCNYLDIMQQHLSLLRTGQAILKPVYSHSTGTFEPPQYIKPSKFVIIEGLLGYSTRAAREAYDVKVYLAPPESLRADWKVKRDTQKRGYSPEQVLAELDKREPDSEMYIRPQRQWSDIVVSFYPPNDEVDETNGRLNVRLVLRPSIPHPDFTEIIHAGRSDSQSAIRLGLDRDMGKPVDVLEVDGHATLEQVNKIERIMCNDMPHLNSVCDRESNPELGKIAGTTGETLQSYPLALTQLIITYHMLKATQIYQ, from the coding sequence ATGAGCCGTCCAATTATTCTGGGTATTGTTGGTGATAGTGCTGCTGGGAAAACAACTCTGACTAGAGGTATTGCTCAGGTACTAGGTCCTGAAAATGTAACTATTATCTGTACGGACGATTACCATCGTTATGATCGCACACAACGGGCAGAATTGGGGATTACAGCCCTCCATCCCGATTGTAACTATCTGGATATCATGCAGCAACATTTATCGCTGCTACGCACAGGACAGGCAATTCTCAAGCCGGTTTACAGCCACTCCACAGGGACTTTTGAGCCGCCGCAATATATCAAGCCCAGTAAATTTGTGATTATCGAAGGGTTACTAGGTTATTCTACCCGTGCAGCCCGTGAAGCTTATGATGTAAAGGTTTATCTTGCCCCTCCTGAATCACTGCGTGCTGATTGGAAGGTGAAACGAGATACGCAAAAACGTGGTTATTCTCCAGAACAGGTATTAGCGGAATTAGACAAACGCGAACCAGATTCAGAAATGTATATTCGTCCTCAGCGGCAATGGTCAGATATTGTGGTCAGTTTCTATCCTCCCAATGATGAAGTTGATGAAACTAATGGACGTTTAAATGTGCGCTTGGTGCTGCGTCCTTCGATTCCTCATCCCGATTTTACGGAAATTATCCATGCAGGGCGTAGTGATTCCCAATCAGCTATCCGCTTGGGACTGGATAGAGATATGGGAAAACCGGTAGATGTTTTAGAGGTTGACGGTCATGCAACATTGGAACAGGTGAATAAAATCGAACGGATTATGTGTAACGATATGCCGCATTTGAATAGTGTGTGCGATCGCGAAAGCAATCCAGAATTAGGTAAAATAGCGGGGACAACTGGCGAAACATTGCAAAGTTACCCCCTCGCCCTCACTCAGTTAATTATTACTTACCATATGCTCAAAGCTACGCAAATATACCAGTAA
- the radC gene encoding DNA repair protein RadC, translated as MTYCLRIADLPENERPRERLITHGPKILATAELIAILLGTGQGPGKLSAVGLGQYILQVLGKGQCDPLAALRDVSPAELMEIPGVGPAKATTILAAIELGKRTFLSRPSDGTVIDSPIAAAAVLSQDLMWQNQERFAVLLLDVKNKLLGTRVITIGTATETLASPRDIFREVIRQGATRVIVAHNHPSGSLEPSEADIELTRQLLAGAELLAIPILDHLILGNGTHQSLREITTLWDDCPQVD; from the coding sequence ATGACTTATTGCCTGAGAATAGCCGACTTACCCGAAAATGAACGCCCCCGTGAAAGATTAATAACTCACGGACCGAAAATTTTAGCTACAGCGGAATTAATCGCTATTTTGCTGGGTACTGGTCAAGGACCTGGTAAATTATCCGCAGTTGGTTTAGGGCAATATATATTACAAGTATTAGGCAAAGGTCAGTGTGATCCCTTAGCCGCTTTACGAGATGTTTCCCCCGCTGAGTTAATGGAAATTCCCGGTGTGGGACCGGCAAAAGCGACAACTATCTTGGCTGCAATTGAATTAGGTAAACGGACTTTTTTATCCCGTCCTTCCGATGGAACAGTCATTGATAGTCCCATTGCTGCGGCTGCTGTGCTTAGTCAAGACTTGATGTGGCAAAATCAAGAAAGATTTGCCGTGTTATTATTAGATGTGAAAAATAAGTTATTAGGAACAAGGGTAATTACTATTGGTACTGCAACAGAAACTCTAGCCTCACCTCGTGATATTTTTAGAGAAGTTATTCGTCAAGGTGCTACACGGGTAATAGTTGCCCATAATCATCCTTCTGGTAGTTTAGAACCCAGTGAAGCCGATATAGAATTGACTCGTCAATTATTAGCCGGTGCGGAACTTCTAGCCATTCCCATTTTAGATCATTTAATCTTAGGTAATGGCACTCATCAGAGTTTAAGAGAAATTACCACTTTATGGGATGATTGTCCTCAAGTTGATTGA
- a CDS encoding PhzF family phenazine biosynthesis protein — MNQIITQVDAFTNIPFKGNPAAVCVLDDPQSESWMQNVAQEMNLSETAFLIKQDDGFNLRWFTPKVEVPLCGHATLASAHVLWSQGHLLPNQEARFYTKSGILVAKLENDWIQLDFPVNISQPVELFPELSQVLGVTCKSVVQNSLSYLVEVESEQLVREMQPNFQQMKTLTKADIIVTSIANYDSKYDFVSRFFAPGLGIDEDPVTGAAHCCLAPFWRDKLGKDEFLAYQASSRGGVVKVYYPGANRVFISGQAVTVMQGKLTIG, encoded by the coding sequence ATGAACCAAATTATTACCCAAGTAGATGCGTTTACCAATATCCCATTTAAGGGAAATCCGGCTGCTGTCTGTGTTTTAGATGATCCACAATCTGAATCATGGATGCAAAATGTTGCCCAGGAAATGAATTTATCAGAAACCGCTTTTTTAATTAAACAAGATGACGGTTTTAATTTACGGTGGTTTACACCAAAAGTAGAAGTTCCTCTGTGTGGACACGCAACCTTGGCCAGCGCTCATGTATTATGGTCTCAAGGACATTTACTACCAAATCAAGAGGCGCGTTTCTATACAAAAAGTGGTATACTTGTAGCTAAACTAGAAAATGATTGGATTCAGTTAGATTTTCCAGTGAATATTTCCCAACCTGTCGAATTATTTCCAGAATTAAGTCAAGTTTTAGGAGTAACTTGTAAATCTGTTGTCCAAAATTCTCTTAGCTATTTAGTGGAAGTAGAATCTGAGCAATTAGTCAGAGAAATGCAGCCGAATTTTCAACAGATGAAAACCTTGACTAAGGCTGATATTATTGTTACTAGCATCGCTAATTATGACTCAAAATATGATTTTGTCTCTCGCTTTTTTGCCCCAGGTTTAGGTATTGATGAAGATCCGGTAACAGGTGCGGCACATTGTTGTTTAGCCCCATTTTGGCGAGATAAATTGGGAAAAGATGAATTTTTAGCCTATCAAGCTTCCAGTCGGGGTGGAGTAGTGAAAGTATACTATCCAGGAGCAAACCGCGTCTTTATATCTGGACAAGCTGTAACAGTAATGCAAGGAAAATTAACTATAGGTTAA
- a CDS encoding Rpn family recombination-promoting nuclease/putative transposase — protein MHTGTIFYQIFLTFHSLLFELLGQPIENAEGYQFTSVEVKEKAFRFDGIFMADSAEKPIYFVEVQFQNKPEFYWELITEINIYLNQYKPQQDWQAVALFAKRSLDVEVLTNYQQELVNSGRIQRIYLDEIPTGSIGMGLIELIVSKENQAPQLVQNLMARTKTEISNDREKKGIIELLETVLVSKFSQLSRQEVEAMFLLSDIKQTRVYQEAKEEGQQEGEKNLLLRILSKRFGKLSSGGKYELPVRYIETINGLTIAQLEDLGEALLDFGDINDLEQWLKSHTEL, from the coding sequence ATGCACACAGGTACCATATTTTACCAAATCTTTCTCACCTTCCACAGTTTATTATTTGAACTCCTGGGACAACCCATAGAAAATGCTGAAGGTTATCAGTTCACTTCTGTGGAAGTTAAAGAAAAAGCCTTTCGATTTGATGGCATTTTTATGGCCGATAGTGCCGAAAAACCTATCTATTTTGTGGAAGTTCAATTCCAAAACAAACCAGAATTTTATTGGGAATTAATCACAGAAATTAACATTTATCTCAATCAATACAAACCGCAACAAGATTGGCAAGCAGTGGCTTTATTTGCTAAACGTAGTTTGGATGTGGAAGTATTAACTAATTATCAACAAGAATTAGTTAATAGTGGTCGAATTCAAAGAATTTATTTAGATGAAATTCCAACAGGTTCAATCGGTATGGGGTTAATTGAATTAATTGTGAGTAAAGAAAACCAAGCACCACAATTAGTACAAAATCTTATGGCAAGAACCAAGACAGAGATTAGCAATGATAGAGAAAAAAAAGGTATTATAGAGTTATTGGAAACTGTTTTGGTGTCGAAATTTTCACAATTAAGCCGTCAGGAGGTTGAAGCGATGTTTTTACTTAGTGATATCAAGCAAACAAGAGTTTATCAAGAGGCAAAAGAAGAAGGTCAACAAGAAGGTGAGAAAAACTTACTGCTGCGAATATTATCTAAGAGATTTGGAAAATTAAGCAGTGGTGGCAAATATGAATTGCCAGTGCGCTATATAGAAACCATCAACGGATTAACAATAGCACAGTTAGAAGACCTGGGAGAAGCATTATTAGACTTTGGAGATATTAACGATTTGGAACAGTGGCTAAAATCCCACACAGAATTATAA
- a CDS encoding Rpn family recombination-promoting nuclease/putative transposase, which translates to MHTDTIFYQIFLTFHSLLFELLGQPIENAEGYQFTSVEVKEKAFRFDGIFMPDSAEKPIYFVEVQFQNKPEFYWELITEINIYLNQYKPQQDWQAVALFAKRSLDVEVLTNYQQELVNSGRIQRIYLDEIPTGSIGMGLIELIVSKENQAPQLVQNLMARTKTEISNDREKKGIIELLETVLVSKFSQLSRQEVEAMFLLSDIKQTRVYQEAKEEGQQEGRQAEATNLLLRILSKRFGKLSSSGKYELPVRYIESINRLTIAQLEDLGEALLDFGDINDLEQWLKSHIKS; encoded by the coding sequence ATGCACACAGATACCATATTTTACCAAATCTTTCTCACCTTCCACAGTTTATTATTTGAACTCCTGGGACAACCCATAGAAAATGCTGAAGGTTATCAGTTTACTTCTGTGGAAGTTAAAGAAAAAGCCTTTCGATTTGATGGCATATTCATGCCAGATAGTGCCGAAAAACCTATCTATTTTGTGGAAGTCCAATTTCAAAACAAACCAGAATTTTATTGGGAATTAATCACAGAAATTAACATTTATCTCAATCAATACAAACCGCAACAAGATTGGCAAGCAGTGGCTTTATTTGCTAAACGTAGTTTGGATGTGGAAGTATTAACTAATTATCAACAAGAATTAGTTAATAGTGGTCGAATTCAAAGAATTTATTTAGATGAAATTCCAACAGGTTCAATCGGTATGGGGTTAATTGAATTAATTGTGAGTAAAGAAAATCAAGCACCACAATTAGTACAAAATCTTATGGCAAGAACCAAGACAGAGATTAGCAATGATAGAGAAAAAAAAGGTATTATAGAGTTATTGGAAACTGTTTTGGTGTCGAAGTTTTCACAATTAAGCCGTCAGGAGGTTGAAGCGATGTTTTTACTTAGTGATATCAAGCAAACAAGAGTTTATCAAGAAGCAAAAGAAGAAGGTCAACAGGAAGGCAGACAAGCAGAAGCAACAAACTTACTGCTGCGAATATTATCGAAACGATTTGGAAAATTAAGTAGTAGTGGCAAATATGAATTGCCAGTGCGTTACATTGAAAGCATCAACAGATTGACAATAGCACAGTTAGAAGACCTGGGAGAAGCATTATTAGACTTTGGAGATATTAACGACTTAGAACAATGGTTAAAATCTCACATAAAATCATAA
- a CDS encoding TetR/AcrR family transcriptional regulator, producing the protein MRVFNSPPSSEIQTRTRILQAAQRLFAAKGFEGTTTRDLAQTAGVAEGTLFRHFANKKAILVEVATSGWVDILTDLLTELSEMGSYKAIAQVMRRRMWNMQKNADIMRVCFMEVQFHPDLRDRIQTEVIDKMTSVAEAFFQTAIDKGIYRQMDAKIGAKVFLGLFAIAGFSDHTLIEPNASPQEMQKMAEGLADIFLNGVLAKE; encoded by the coding sequence ATGCGAGTTTTTAATTCTCCTCCATCGTCAGAAATACAGACGCGCACACGTATTTTGCAAGCAGCACAACGGTTGTTTGCTGCGAAGGGATTCGAGGGAACCACAACCCGTGATTTAGCGCAAACCGCAGGGGTAGCTGAGGGAACTCTCTTTCGTCATTTTGCCAATAAAAAAGCAATTTTGGTGGAAGTGGCCACGAGCGGTTGGGTGGATATTCTCACGGATTTGCTGACCGAGTTAAGCGAAATGGGTAGCTATAAGGCGATCGCCCAAGTTATGCGCCGTCGGATGTGGAATATGCAAAAAAACGCCGATATTATGCGCGTTTGCTTTATGGAAGTGCAATTTCATCCAGATTTGCGCGATCGCATTCAAACAGAAGTCATTGATAAAATGACTTCTGTTGCTGAAGCATTTTTTCAAACTGCAATAGATAAAGGCATCTATCGTCAGATGGATGCCAAAATTGGAGCTAAAGTTTTTTTGGGTTTATTTGCGATCGCCGGTTTTTCTGATCATACCCTTATAGAACCCAACGCCTCCCCCCAAGAAATGCAAAAAATGGCGGAAGGATTAGCGGATATATTTCTTAACGGTGTTCTAGCAAAGGAATAG